The following is a genomic window from Strongyloides ratti genome assembly S_ratti_ED321, chromosome : 1.
gcaaaatcttttatattcttttattatttattttgtttgtaatttaatactacttttaaaagaaaatttgcattaagaaaagaaatagttttaataatgtttgaaatttaaaaagtttaattttatcacattttaaatcataaaattgaatcgttttatattttaatattgaatcacattattttttataatttaaaataatatttttaatagtaagatagaatatattataacatCAACTGACTTATTACATAATGTGTTAagttttcaaataaattatttaaaataatcaaaaatttaaaaaatcacgTACATACATAATGTTTcgctatatatattttttaaatttaacgGGGCTGTTTTTGATGTTTTTATTCATTTGCAACTTATTATCATCTTTTATTCAATTATTGTACCCACGTAGcgtttaataataacaaaaacatTATGGCGTTTCAAAATAGCATATGCTTTCGCAATTGAGATAATTAAACTATTGCATACTTCAAATAACCaacattattttgataaaaatagtgaaaaaaaaataatttttaaagaggAGTGCTTTCAAcatttcaaaattaattattatataagtGATTCACCTTATTgttataacattatataaagaataaatttttaactaatattGTACTACAAAAATGTCTGTATTACATCAACACCATGAATTCAAAGTTACAGATCCTAGAGATCCAATGCAAAATTTTGATGAATTTCACAAGAAAACATTTGGTGACTCTACAACATCTTCATTTCCAAATCAAGCAACATCACTCCTTCAACAACATTTTCCAGAACATTCACATCATTTCAATGAATTTAATCAAAAGATGATGGAAATTCATTCACTTGATCCATTTTCTGAAGAATGGCGTGTTAAAATGAATGAAATTCATAACAATATAGCACCTGGATGTCATGGAAGTTTAACAAATAATCATTTTGATTCTCAaggaaatttttattctgtCCTAAATATGGGTGATTTTAAACctgaagaaataaatattgagCTTAAAGGTAATAACCTTCACATTAATGCTCAACACAAAGAAGACAGTCAATCAAATCATATAAGTAACTGTTTTACTCATGAAATTTATATTCCATCAACAATTGACATGAATACACTTAAGACAAATTTAAATTCTAAAGGACAATTAATTATTGAAGCATGTGCTCTTCAAAAAAAACTTAACTAACACAAAGAGtattcaatatttttgtacaaaaaaaaatttatttcttttttttttccactccatataatattaatttctaataaaaaagatagtttattaaaaatttatttttacatgataataaatttttattttaaaagatggTTTTATACCAAATTATTCGTATaagttaacaaaaattaataaaataaagtaattcAATTTGTTGTCAAGGAtgaacaaatttattttgatattttttcattgtttattttcttaaaaatatgtttatatataatttgatcatgtgattattttttgaatgaaaattttatataaaaagatattgttattttgatttaaagttttgttaattatttaaaaaataaagataaatattataatgatatttatgtaaaaatatttttaaagataatttttattaaataataaatatacccctttatatattatgtatttaaaatataatattatttattgaatgTTGTAACATTTTGTAATGGgtaaaagatttattaggattataaaatatcttttttattagaaagtaataaattccttttttattaacttagTTGTTTGTATCAaagaatttcttttaataaagcGTTTTATTTGTTATCGTTAATTGAacataaaagaaaataaaatcattaataatGAGCATAAATCTACAATAAAATTACCATATACtatctataaaattaaatctaTATAGTCTCATTAATGTACTGTTATACAATGATATTACATTAATCCATATCCCGGCACTGATATGGACagtaaaatgatataaaagttatcattcattgtaaaatatattacaaaaataaaattgaatttttttttggttatTATTGAAGACCGGAAATGATATACATAAAAGCTAAATtttaagagaaaaaaaattatgtactgctattttcatatttgattatatatatataattaatgtaATGATTTATTCTTTTCTACATTCTTCTTCATCGCATTCTACAATGTCGTTTAAGGTTCTAGTTTTCATATACTCTGtattacattttattgaGCTTTCCTCACAATCTGATTgtgctaaaaaaaaataaatataagttaaaatattataaaaaatattatatttgtgCTTTGACAggacctttttttttttttaaaagttaaacaCTACGAACAACAATATTAatgtatgtttttaaaaaaaaattcaaactACCTctaaagttataaatattttcctaaaaattaaacttatcTTCACCAAAATAAGTGAACAAATAGTTaatgtgaaaaaaaaaattgttatgtTTTGAATACACATAATACAAAAGACAAACAGGTAAGTTGTGAATTAATTTAA
Proteins encoded in this region:
- a CDS encoding Alpha crystallin/Hsp20 domain and HSP20-like chaperone domain-containing protein, whose amino-acid sequence is MSVLHQHHEFKVTDPRDPMQNFDEFHKKTFGDSTTSSFPNQATSLLQQHFPEHSHHFNEFNQKMMEIHSLDPFSEEWRVKMNEIHNNIAPGCHGSLTNNHFDSQGNFYSVLNMGDFKPEEINIELKGNNLHINAQHKEDSQSNHISNCFTHEIYIPSTIDMNTLKTNLNSKGQLIIEACALQKKLN